GAGAAAGGGTTATTTCGGTGGCCTATATGGGTTTGGTCAAAACCTCAGCCTTTCAGGTTATTGCAGGAAACAACGAATTACAGGTAGCATGGAAAAACTTAGACGCAATCCATGATTTAGCATTTGACCACAATACTATTTTGAACAAAGCCATAGAACGAATACGAGGCAAAATACGCTATCAGCCTATAGGTTTTGAGTTGTTAGATACCCGATTTACGATTCCTCAGCTACAGCAATTATATGAGGCTATTCTTGGCAAAAGCCTTGATAGGAGGAACTTCAGAAAAAAAATTATTTCGACGGGTTTACTCAACCAGCTTAACGAAAAACAGCAAAATGTAGCTCACAAAGCCGCCTTTTACTACGAATTTTCACAGGAAAAATATACACAACTCACCCAAGAGGGTATTTATTTAGAGCTTATTTAACACCTTTCAAATGACCTTTAACTTTATTCATTTATGCAAACTGACGAATATGAAATTGGTGTAATTGTTGGCAGGTTTCAGGTAGCTGCCCTACACACCGCACATCTCGAACTTATCCAAAAAGTATATCAAGCTCATAAACGAGTATTGATTTTTTTGGGCGTAAGTCCTGTATTGGTTACCAAGAAAAACCCGCTCGATTTTGTAACTCGCAAAGAAATGATTTTGCAGAGCTTCCCTTCCACAACGGTTTTGTCGTTGCCCGATATGCTTTCAGATGAAAAATGGAGCAAAGAGCTCGACAATCGCATTCGAGAAGCCTGTCCTGTAGGCAAAGTATTGCTATATGGCGGTCGAGATAGTTTTATTAATGCGTATTCTGGCCAGTTTTCATTCAAAGAAATAGCACCTTTTACTAATATTTCGGGAACAGAAATGCGTAAAGATGTGAGTCAAGAAGTAAAAGCCTCTCCCGATTTTAGGGCAGGTGTAATTTTTGCCGCTTATAATCAATACCCCAAGGTATTTCCAACAGTAGATATTGCTATTGTTCACAACCAAAAAGTACTTCTAGGCAGAAAGCCCAATCAAACACGCTTTAGGTTTGTTGGCGGTTTTGTAGACCCAACCGACAATAGTTTTGAGGAAGCTGCCCTCAGAGAAGCCCAAGAAGAAACTGGCCTCAAGCTCAGTCAGATACAATATATTGGAACAGCCCGAATAGACGACTGGCGATACAAAAACGAAGAAGACAAAATTATTACCACACTTTTCCAAGCAACCTATCAAGAGGGTGTTCCATTGGCACAAGATGATATAGCTGAATTACAGTGGTTTGAAATAGCTCAGCTCAGCCAAGAAGATTTCGTAACAGAGCATCAGGTATTATTTCGGCTTTTTATCCAACATCGCTAAACCGATTTCAGATTCTATTCATTTTCAAAAATATTTCCGTATGAAAAACAATATCTTATTACTTACAGATAGCTACAAACTGAGCCATTATAAACAATATCCTGCTGGAACAAGCCAAATATATAGTTACTTTGAAAGCCGAGGAGGAAAGTTTGACTACATTACTTTTTTTGGTTTACAATATTTACTCAAAGAATATTTAGCTGGTCAGGTGGTTACACAAGCCAAAATAGACCAAGCTACCCAATTGTATGCCGCCCATTTTGGTACCGACACGCTCTTTAATCGTGAAGGATGGCAGTATATTTTAGACAAACACCAAGGTCGCCTACCGATTCGTATCAAGGCAGTTGCAGAAGGAAGTGTTATTCCAACTCACAATGTACTAATGACCGTAGAAAATACCGATCCCGAGTGTTTTTGGCTAAGTAATTTTCTAGAAACCCTCTTAGTACAACTTTGGTATCCATGTACAGTAGCTACTACCAGTAAAGCCGTAAAAAACCTTATTTTAGATTACCTCGAACAAACCGGAGACCCTAGCCTTATTGATTTCAAGCTACACGATTTTGGCTTTAGGGGGGTTAGTAGTGTTGAAAGTGCTAGTATTGGCGGAGCTGCCCACTTAGTTAACTTTATGGGTACAGATACCGTAGCTGCCCTAACGTTCATTCAGGAGTATTACCAAAGCAATAGCATGTTTGGGTTTAGTATTCCTGCAGCTGAGCATAGTACAATTACGAGTTGGACACAAGATGGCGAGTTGGATGCCTACCGCAATATGCTTCAGCAATATCCAGAAGGCCTAGTGGCAGTTGTAAGCGACAGCTACGATGTGTATCATGCTTGCGAGAAACTTTGGGGTGAAGCCCTAAAAGATGAAATTCTTCAACGTAATGGCACTTTAGTTGTACGCCCCGACAGTGGTATTCCTAAAGAGGTGGTATTACGGGTAACCGAAATTTTGGGCGAAAAACTGGGTTATACTATCAACTCAAAAGGATATAAAGTACTCAATCCTAAAATAAGGGTTATTCAAGGCGATGGTGTCAACTACGAGAGTATTGGAGAAATATTGGAAAACTTGGCTGCCAATGGCTGGAGTGCCGACAACATTACTTTTGGTATGGGTGGGGCTTTGTTGCAAAAAGTACACCGAGATACCCAAAAATTTGCCTTCAAATGCAGTTGTGCTACTGTCAATGGCGAAGACCGTCTGGTATTTAAAGACCCTATTACCGACCACGGCAAAAAAAGTAAAAAAGGACGACTCAAACTAATTTTGAACGATACCCATTACCAAACTGTCAATCAAGATGAGGATGGGGCTGATTTGCTCCAAACAGTTTTTGAAAATGGCGAAATTATAAAAGAATTTACCTTTGACGAAGTTAAAAATCAGGCCAATGTTTAGTCATAACTATATACTTAGATAAAAGATAGCATTTATACATACTTTATATACGAAGGTTTACAGAAAAAAACTTGATAAACCTTCGTATATACATAGTTATAAGCGTATTAAAATTCCTAAAAGATTCAAAAGCCTTAAAACGAATGTAGCGGCCTCTACAAGAAGTCGCTACAATGAATCCTTAAACCAAAACTAAATTTAAAATTCTTTATTTATAAGGCATACAACTACCTATCACATTATCGGCCTTCAGGGCTGATTTGTGTATGTTTTGTTGCCACAAGAATCAGTGTAATTTTGCTGTATTTCAGCATAAAAGAGTAATTGTTACTCTTCCTCTTTTCTTAGCATAAAGCAAATCAACAAACCACTCATTTTTAGCAACCTACTGTCTTTAAGCGATATAGCTTTCTTAGAAAGGTTAACAGCCGTTTGGGTTTTATTATCTTTGGCTTTAACTTCTTTTTTCTCCGTCTTTTTTACGGCTAATAAATTATGAGGAAACCCAATGGCTAACGACTCGTAGCTAAACGATATAATCAAAGATAAAATAGAAGTAAAAATGAGCTTTCTCATGATTGGTCGGTTTATAAGTTTTACTTATATCGTTAGTCGAATTATTAGATTTAGAATTACAACTCAAAGTTATGTGTTTTGTATAGTATTATGCAATACATAGTACTGTTTTTCTTTACAAAATCTGGATAAAAGGTAATCTTTTAGGATAAGTGGTTGCGACGTTTGTCTATAAGATGCAAGATGAATCGTCAACGTTGCATATAGGAGCAAAAAAATTATAAAAATTTTTGTAAAAGTATTCTACTTGCTTCAATTGGCTCTCTTTTTTCAAAATCTATAATATAAAACCCATTCGACAACCCAAACATCAGCATTGGTTTTAAGCTATTACGTGTTTTGAAAATAATGCTTGTAAAACCTTGTTCTTTGGCCCAAAGCTCCATAGCATCAGCCAATTTTTTAGCGATTTTATTTTGACGATAAGCAGGCAATACCCCTCCCATCCAGCTATAAAATGAACCATCAAGGTCTTTTTGATACCCAACTTTGAAGCCAACGGGTTGGTTTTCGTGGTAGGCTACCAAAATAAGATGATGAGATGCCAGAGCAAAACGCCGTTGATATTCCTCGATAGAATGCGGATTAATAAATTCGGGAATACCATTTGTAACTGTCTGAACGTCGTTGAGGCTACCTTGTTGAATAGAAATTTGCATATTTTTTATTTTTTTTTCCAAACACAAATATACTTTTCATCTAAGTTAAATACCATGCTTCCAAATTTTAGGCTATCCTAAAATTTTTTGGTCTTAGAATAATAATATTTTACAAATAACACTACGTATAGCAATATAGGTTTTGGGGCATTACAAACGTTTGGAAATTACAATATTTGGGCATAGATTTCGAAAAAATCAATTCAGCGACAATTCTGTCCTCATTTTTGTAATCTTAATTATATCCTAATAAAATTAGGGGCTATATCGTATTGCCTTCTGAAAACAAAATATTGAAAGCTATGCACGAAATATTAAACTCACTTGGTATTGCTCACCTCAATCATGGTACCAGTACTGGCCTAAAATCGTGGTCGTCGGGTGAGGTTGTTATCGACTCTTTTTCACCTGTCGATGGTGATTTGATTGCACAAGTATATCAAACTTCTGTTTCTGATTATGAAACGGTAGTGAAAAAAGCCCAAGAGGCTTTTCATTTGTGGAAAACCGTACCCGTACCCAAGCGTGGTGAAATAGTACGACAAATGGGCGAGGCTTTTCGTACTCACAAAGATGCCTTAGGCAAATTGGTATCGTACGAAATGGGCAAAAGCCTCCAAGAAGGCTTGGGCGAAGTTCAAGAAATTATCGACATCTGTGATTTTGCCGTAGGCTTGTCACGACAACTTTATGGACTAACCATGCACTCAGAACGCCCTGCCCACAGAATGTACGAGCAGTGGCATCCCATAGGCATAGTAGGTATTATTTCGGCCTTCAACTTTCCTGTGGCGGTATGGTCGTGGAATGCCATGATTGCTTGGGTTTGTGGCAATGTATGTGTTTGGAAACCTTCCGAAAAAACACCTCTAACGGCTATTGCTTGCCAACATATTATCAGTGGTGTACTTCGCAAAAATGAATTACCTGAAGGGCTTTCTAGTATTATTTCGGGCGATGCCCCTGTAGGCGATTGGTTGGTATCGGATAAACGTATCGCCTTGATTTCGGCCACAGGCTCGACCCGAATGGGAAAAGCTGTAGGAAGTAAAGTAGCCGAGCGTTTTGGTAAATGCCTGCTAGAACTTGGCGGCAATAACGCCATTATTGTTACAGAACAAGCCGACTTGAATATCGCTATTCCTGCTATTGTATTTGGTGCGGTAGGCACTGCTGGGCAGCGATGTACCACTACACGGAGAGTTATTGTTCACCAAGCCATTTATGAGCAAGTTAAAGAGCGTTTGCTAAAAGCATATACGCAATTGAAAATTGGGAATCCGCTCGACCCTCATAATCATGTAGGGCCTTTGATAGACAAAAAGGCAGTAGAGGCCTATCTTTACGCAGCCAAACAAGTAAAAGAAGAAGGTGGCTCAATGCTTATCGATGCCCATGTACTAGAAGGCGAAGGTTATGGGTCGGGCTGTTATGTCAAACCTTGTATTGCCGAAGTTAAAAACCATTTCGCCATAGTACAGCACGAAACTTTTGCCCCTATTCTGTACTTGATTTCGTACCAAACTTTAGAAGAAGCTATTGCCTTACAAAATGATGTACCTCAAGGGCTATCGTCGGCTATTTTTACCCTCAATATTCGTGAAGCAGAGTTATTCTTGTCGGCAAGTGGCTCAGACTGTGGTATTGCCAATGTCAATATTGGTACTTCGGGAGCCGAAATTGGTGGGGCTTTTGGTGGCGAAAAAGAAACTGGCGGCGGGCGTGAATCTGGCTCGGATGCTTGGAAAGCCTACATGCGTCGCCAAACCAATACTATTAATTATGGCAATACATTGCCTCTGGCTCAAGGTATCAAATTTGATTTTTAAATAGAATATTTACCTCAATAATATTAAAGCATGAAAAGTCAAGAAATCATAACACAAGAATTGATGAGTAAACTTTGGCAAAACTATTGCCAAAGAGTAACCTATGCCCAACAATATGCCGATATGGTATTGGCCAAAGGTGGCAATGTTGTAAACGACCACTGTGCCTTCAGAACATTCAATACTTTGACTGGAGCTCAAAAATCGGGTATCGAAGCTATTTCGGAAGTACTGGAAAGTTTGGGTTATGAAAAAATAGCCCCTTATTCGTTTCCATCAAAACACTTGAATTCTTTCCATTATCAGCATCCTACCAATATCAATTTCCCTAAGTTTTTTGTAACACAATTGGAGGTAAGCGAATTGTCGGAAACAACCCAAGAACTTATTAATGAAGCAGTTGCCAATGCCGTTGATTTATTGGCTGGCGAACCTCGTATATTATTGGCCAAATTGGCAGAGCAAAAAGCTTTAGCCGATACTCAGGCCAATATTCTGGTAAATGCCTTGGTAAAATTCTTTGCTCGGCCGTGGTCACCTGCCAAACGTTCTACTATTTTGGCGGTCAATCAAGAGTCTCAATTTGCAGCATGGACGCTTTTGCATGGCAATGCTGTTAATCACTTTACGGCCTATATTAATCATCAGCATGTACCCGAATGGAATGATATTGAGTCAACGATGAAGGCTCTCGAAAATGCTGGTGTACCTATCAAGCCAGCAATTGAAGGAGCAAAAGGTAGCAAATTACGCCAAAGCTCGACACAAGCTATTGACGAGCCTTGCCCTGTAATAGAGGCCGATGGCTCGGAAGGCTCTTTGCTGTGGTCGTATGCGTATTATGAATTAGCCGAACGCAACTATATCCAGCAAGAGGATGGTCAATCAGTATGGTTCGATGGATTTTTGGGCGAACAGGCTACTAATCTTTTTGAAATGACCAAAAGATAAGCAGACCCAACTCCACAGTTTTCAATAATCTTTATCACTTATCAGCAAACAAAGTTATTAATGCAGGGCTTTACTACATTGTAAAAGCCCTCATTGATAGCGATTCTTCTCTATGAAAAAAATACTTGTTATTGGTATGGGCAAAGTAGGCTCGCTAGTTGGCGTGCTACTTTCCAAACGTTTTGATGTAACAGGACTTGACAAAAACGTTCCTGCTGTTTCGGTAGCTTTTCCTACCATACAAGGTGATGTTTCCAACCGTGCTTTGTTAGAAGAACTTATCCCAACCTTCGATGCTGTGGTATCGTGTATGCCTTACAACCTCAATTTGGCAATTGCCCAAACAGCTTATAAGGCAGGAAAACATTATTTTGACCTTACCGAAGATGTACCCACCACTACCGCTATTCGAGCAATGGCCGCTCAGGGAAGCCAAGGGGTTTTAGCACCACAATGTGGGCTAGCACCAGGGTTTATTGGAATTGTTGGGGCAGACCTTGCCAATCGCTTTACTCGCCTGCGTGACATAGAGTTGCGTGTGGGGGCATTGCCCAAATATCCCAACGGTTTATTGGGCTATTCGTTTACGTGGTCGCCTGCGGGGGTTATCAATGAGTACATCAACGACTGTGAGGTAATTCATAATGGCAAAACCAAACTGGTATCGGCATTGGATGGCCTCGAAACTATCAATATTGAAGGAATGGAGTTTGAGGCCTTTAGTACTTCGGGCGGCTTGGGTACTATGTGCGAAACCTATTCGGGCAAAGTAGATACACTTAATTATAAGACTATCCGATACCCGGGTCATGGTAAATTAATGCGTTTTTTGTTGTATGAATTGATTCTAAAAGACCGCCGTGAGTTGATAGAGGAAATTTTGACACAAGCCAAACCACCTGTTCAAGAGGACGTTGTATATGTATATGCCGTAGTGGAGGGCTGGAAAAACGACCACCTAGAACGAGAAGAGTTTTATCATGCCTATTCTCCTAAAATTATCGACGGACAACACTGGCGAGCTATTTCGTGGACAACCGCCGCTTCTATTGTGGCTGTTGTCGAGCTTGTTGCCGATGGCAAATTACCACAAAATGGATTTATTAAGCAAGAAGAAATTTCGTTAGAAAGCTTACTAAATACTACTACTGGTCAGTTTTTCAAATAAATATTGCTGACTTTTCTCCAAAATCCCTATCTAACAATTATGTTGGATAGTTTTTTTTTTGGATAAAAAATACAACCTATGCAACCCTTCTCAAAAACGTCTTGTCAATAAGAGTGAAATATATTTCGTAAATCTCTTTTCAATTAAGTGAGCAAATTTTGTTGTAACTGGTGAGTGTATTTCTTGATTATATTTTACTAGCTCTACCACTAGCTCACATCCTTAACAAAGTCTGTATCAATAAGTCAATAATAATGTATATCGAAATAGGCCAATTTCTGATTCCTTTATTATCTTCTATTTATACAGCTATTATGTCCGTTAAACCATGAAAAAGATAGTATTTTGTGTATCCATTTTTGGCCTAGGCTTGTTAGCAAGTTGCTCAGAACAATTGGCTATTCAGCAGCCCGCCGACGCTTCGGCCACGACTGTACCTTCGGCCGTTAAAACTACCGTTTTGCGGGAATTTCCGCAGGCAACACAGGTAAGTTATTCGGCATTAGACAACAATAAAGTATATGGTGTAGACCTAAAAATAAGTAATACCACCGTAGAACTGACCGTTTCGGCTAATGGAGCTGTACTAAGTAGCTTCAAGGTATCGGACGACAGTACAAAAATTATTTTGCCAGTCGCTGCCAAAACGTATTTATCAACCAACTACAGTGGATATCAATTAGAGCGTCTGGGGCAAGGAACAGATGCTGACGGTAATACTTTATACAAAGTACTGATTGAATACAACAACCAAAAAATCACGGTGGTATTTGATACCAATGGTGTTTTTGTAGCTGAATTTAAAGAACCTCAAAGAGCTGGTAATCATAAAGGGAAGGAGCGAAAGTTTTATCAGAGTACATACGACGACCTGCCCACTACCATCAAAGACCAACTGACAGGTTATACTTTCCTAAAAGCAGCCGTCAATGCCGATTCTACGAGTAATAAATATTATTTTGTATTGGCTCAAAAAGACAGTGTTTACTACGAATTTTCGTTCGACAATGCTGGAAAACTTCTTAAAACCAATACTTATACAGCTGAGGTTCGAAAAATAGAAGACAAATCGTTGAAGCAAGCTGATTTGCCTACTACAATTGCTACTTACATTCAAACTAATTATGCTGGCTGGAAATACGAAAAAGGAACTGTTATTAGCAAAAATGGAGTAGTTGATTCTTATTATATTTTGTTATCGAACAACAAAAAGCAAGTAACTCTGGTATTTGATACCAATGGGCAGTTGCTAAAAAGTAGCGAACTAGAACTTAAATTACCCAAATTTGAAGATGTTACAATAACGCTCGACCAACTACCCGACGCTATCAAAACATACCTAACCACTACTTACACTGGCTGGACACTCGACAAAGCAGTTGTATATCAGGTAAATAGTGTTGCCGAAGCGTATTATGTACATATCAAAGTAGATAATACCAAATACCATGTGTATTTTGACAAAGACGGCAAGTTTTTATGGGCAAGGAAAGGAGAGTGAGTTTGTTATTGAGTGGGTGTTAATTGAGTGAATTACAACTGAATGAGTATTTGTAGGCGAGAAGGTAAACCATTATTTATCAAAATTAATTTGACCTAATTATGCACTAGTTCTTAGGTACGATTCTCTAACTAACTTACTTATTCACAACCCTCTCAATCACTAATTCACTCAATAAATAAGTACCTAAAATGATTGACATTAAAAGATATTGGATAGCAGTAATATTGCTGGTCGGGCTTTTGAGTGCTTGTGATGAAATCAAGGACGATATAAAGCCTGTTGTACCAACAAACAATACTGCTATGCTTTGGGATAACCGAACACTTTATACTACACCCAACAATATGGGAATAATTAGTGTAAAAGATTTCTTGAAAAATGCCATAGGAAATGCGCTAAAAATAGAGAAAAATGGCACTTTCGGAAAGGCTTATTTT
The DNA window shown above is from Flectobacillus major DSM 103 and carries:
- a CDS encoding NUDIX hydrolase is translated as MSTTQYIYKYPHPAITVDCILFGFDGTSLKVMLVQRKAKPFAQAWALPGAFVLENEGLEECAARVLQKECGINGIYLEQLYTFGQPQRDPRERVISVAYMGLVKTSAFQVIAGNNELQVAWKNLDAIHDLAFDHNTILNKAIERIRGKIRYQPIGFELLDTRFTIPQLQQLYEAILGKSLDRRNFRKKIISTGLLNQLNEKQQNVAHKAAFYYEFSQEKYTQLTQEGIYLELI
- a CDS encoding NUDIX domain-containing protein yields the protein MQTDEYEIGVIVGRFQVAALHTAHLELIQKVYQAHKRVLIFLGVSPVLVTKKNPLDFVTRKEMILQSFPSTTVLSLPDMLSDEKWSKELDNRIREACPVGKVLLYGGRDSFINAYSGQFSFKEIAPFTNISGTEMRKDVSQEVKASPDFRAGVIFAAYNQYPKVFPTVDIAIVHNQKVLLGRKPNQTRFRFVGGFVDPTDNSFEEAALREAQEETGLKLSQIQYIGTARIDDWRYKNEEDKIITTLFQATYQEGVPLAQDDIAELQWFEIAQLSQEDFVTEHQVLFRLFIQHR
- a CDS encoding nicotinate phosphoribosyltransferase, yielding MKNNILLLTDSYKLSHYKQYPAGTSQIYSYFESRGGKFDYITFFGLQYLLKEYLAGQVVTQAKIDQATQLYAAHFGTDTLFNREGWQYILDKHQGRLPIRIKAVAEGSVIPTHNVLMTVENTDPECFWLSNFLETLLVQLWYPCTVATTSKAVKNLILDYLEQTGDPSLIDFKLHDFGFRGVSSVESASIGGAAHLVNFMGTDTVAALTFIQEYYQSNSMFGFSIPAAEHSTITSWTQDGELDAYRNMLQQYPEGLVAVVSDSYDVYHACEKLWGEALKDEILQRNGTLVVRPDSGIPKEVVLRVTEILGEKLGYTINSKGYKVLNPKIRVIQGDGVNYESIGEILENLAANGWSADNITFGMGGALLQKVHRDTQKFAFKCSCATVNGEDRLVFKDPITDHGKKSKKGRLKLILNDTHYQTVNQDEDGADLLQTVFENGEIIKEFTFDEVKNQANV
- a CDS encoding GNAT family N-acetyltransferase; this translates as MQISIQQGSLNDVQTVTNGIPEFINPHSIEEYQRRFALASHHLILVAYHENQPVGFKVGYQKDLDGSFYSWMGGVLPAYRQNKIAKKLADAMELWAKEQGFTSIIFKTRNSLKPMLMFGLSNGFYIIDFEKREPIEASRILLQKFL
- the amaB gene encoding L-piperidine-6-carboxylate dehydrogenase; translated protein: MHEILNSLGIAHLNHGTSTGLKSWSSGEVVIDSFSPVDGDLIAQVYQTSVSDYETVVKKAQEAFHLWKTVPVPKRGEIVRQMGEAFRTHKDALGKLVSYEMGKSLQEGLGEVQEIIDICDFAVGLSRQLYGLTMHSERPAHRMYEQWHPIGIVGIISAFNFPVAVWSWNAMIAWVCGNVCVWKPSEKTPLTAIACQHIISGVLRKNELPEGLSSIISGDAPVGDWLVSDKRIALISATGSTRMGKAVGSKVAERFGKCLLELGGNNAIIVTEQADLNIAIPAIVFGAVGTAGQRCTTTRRVIVHQAIYEQVKERLLKAYTQLKIGNPLDPHNHVGPLIDKKAVEAYLYAAKQVKEEGGSMLIDAHVLEGEGYGSGCYVKPCIAEVKNHFAIVQHETFAPILYLISYQTLEEAIALQNDVPQGLSSAIFTLNIREAELFLSASGSDCGIANVNIGTSGAEIGGAFGGEKETGGGRESGSDAWKAYMRRQTNTINYGNTLPLAQGIKFDF
- a CDS encoding DUF1338 domain-containing protein encodes the protein MKSQEIITQELMSKLWQNYCQRVTYAQQYADMVLAKGGNVVNDHCAFRTFNTLTGAQKSGIEAISEVLESLGYEKIAPYSFPSKHLNSFHYQHPTNINFPKFFVTQLEVSELSETTQELINEAVANAVDLLAGEPRILLAKLAEQKALADTQANILVNALVKFFARPWSPAKRSTILAVNQESQFAAWTLLHGNAVNHFTAYINHQHVPEWNDIESTMKALENAGVPIKPAIEGAKGSKLRQSSTQAIDEPCPVIEADGSEGSLLWSYAYYELAERNYIQQEDGQSVWFDGFLGEQATNLFEMTKR
- a CDS encoding saccharopine dehydrogenase family protein encodes the protein MKKILVIGMGKVGSLVGVLLSKRFDVTGLDKNVPAVSVAFPTIQGDVSNRALLEELIPTFDAVVSCMPYNLNLAIAQTAYKAGKHYFDLTEDVPTTTAIRAMAAQGSQGVLAPQCGLAPGFIGIVGADLANRFTRLRDIELRVGALPKYPNGLLGYSFTWSPAGVINEYINDCEVIHNGKTKLVSALDGLETINIEGMEFEAFSTSGGLGTMCETYSGKVDTLNYKTIRYPGHGKLMRFLLYELILKDRRELIEEILTQAKPPVQEDVVYVYAVVEGWKNDHLEREEFYHAYSPKIIDGQHWRAISWTTAASIVAVVELVADGKLPQNGFIKQEEISLESLLNTTTGQFFK
- a CDS encoding PepSY-like domain-containing protein, which codes for MKKIVFCVSIFGLGLLASCSEQLAIQQPADASATTVPSAVKTTVLREFPQATQVSYSALDNNKVYGVDLKISNTTVELTVSANGAVLSSFKVSDDSTKIILPVAAKTYLSTNYSGYQLERLGQGTDADGNTLYKVLIEYNNQKITVVFDTNGVFVAEFKEPQRAGNHKGKERKFYQSTYDDLPTTIKDQLTGYTFLKAAVNADSTSNKYYFVLAQKDSVYYEFSFDNAGKLLKTNTYTAEVRKIEDKSLKQADLPTTIATYIQTNYAGWKYEKGTVISKNGVVDSYYILLSNNKKQVTLVFDTNGQLLKSSELELKLPKFEDVTITLDQLPDAIKTYLTTTYTGWTLDKAVVYQVNSVAEAYYVHIKVDNTKYHVYFDKDGKFLWARKGE